From Besnoitia besnoiti strain Bb-Ger1 chromosome Unknown contig00152, whole genome shotgun sequence:
ttttcttacaaacggcttttggtttgattgaattatcgcacccagataactccataccagtgaaccggtttgtaactccgcttcatatcgtacctgaatggtactttttagcatattatgcggtgttaaaagtaatcccatccaaaaccggtggtttgttagtatttatgttatcaacatgtcaatgaaatatcaacaacgatgaaacttatttggttaacataacaacatagaaggtaaagctggattacgttcaaactttacactggatacgtttcaatgttaacttactaaataccatgggagcgaagagaatctaatatgtaactccgttcatggaaatcaaaagagctttcacgctatctctagtgcctgtcgagtcgctcaaggaagatttgatcctgtatatgatttaagggatgtaaaggtgctcagggtctaaccgtcgggccatctggatcctcatattcaaagataattctatttaagaaagttttagataaacgacatgtgaa
This genomic window contains:
- a CDS encoding cytochrome b6 subfamily protein (encoded by transcript BESB_029600), which codes for MTFTLVVAFLMLVCTEYLGLSLYINDNAFGNGLFILTGIHFSHVIVGAILFVPYLPYYLIGLIFLQTAFGLIELSHPDNSIPVNRFVTPLHIVPEWYFLAYYAVLKVIPSKTGGLLVFMLSTCQ